A genomic window from Pseudomonadota bacterium includes:
- a CDS encoding collagen-like protein, with amino-acid sequence MCSLCSLSLPSSSRWCPMRRSSCPSRSTITPGNAGTPGNAGTPGNAGTPGNAGTPGNAGTPGNAGTPGNAGTPGNAGTPGNARPDWA; translated from the coding sequence ATGTGCTCGCTCTGCTCGCTGAGCCTGCCTTCGAGCAGCCGCTGGTGTCCGATGAGGCGATCGAGCTGCCCTTCGCGCTCGACAATCACACCCGGCAACGCAGGCACACCCGGCAACGCAGGCACACCCGGCAACGCAGGCACACCCGGCAACGCAGGCACACCCGGCAACGCAGGCACACCCGGCAACGCAGGCACACCCGGCAACGCAGGCACACCCGGCAACGCAGGCACACCCGGCAATGCGCGTCCCGATTGGGCCTGA
- the groL gene encoding chaperonin GroEL (60 kDa chaperone family; promotes refolding of misfolded polypeptides especially under stressful conditions; forms two stacked rings of heptamers to form a barrel-shaped 14mer; ends can be capped by GroES; misfolded proteins enter the barrel where they are refolded when GroES binds), with product MAPKQIAFDEQARAAILKGVNLLADTVKVTLGPRGRNVVLDKSWGSPTVTKDGVTVAKEIELENKFENMGAQMVKEVASKTSDVAGDGTTTATVLAQAIYREGLKLVAAGHNPMDLKRGIDLSVEKVIEALRKMSKPTKGKQEIAQVGAISANGDETIGRIIAEAMEKVGKEGVITVEEAKAMETTLEVVEGMQFDRGYLSPYFVTDAERMEVALDDPFILIHEKKISSMKDLLPVLEQIAKAGRPLVIIAEDVDGEALATLVVNKIRGTLSACAVKAPGFGDRRKEMLKDIAVLTGGQAITEDLGLKLENLTLKDLGRAKRVTVDKDNTTIVDGAGGKKEIQGRCEQIRRQVEDTTSDYDREKLQERLAKLVGGVAVIKVGAATETEMKEKKARVEDAMHATRAAVEEGIVPGGGVALLRCLPTLRKIEVSDNLRQGVEIVARSLEAPARAIAENAGVEGSIVVQKIKEGKGEFGYNAATDTYEDLFKAGVIDPTKVVRTALQNAASVAGLMITTEAMVAEKPREEKEPSAPGPGGMGM from the coding sequence ATGGCACCGAAGCAGATTGCATTCGACGAACAAGCCCGCGCAGCGATCCTGAAGGGCGTCAACCTGCTGGCCGACACGGTCAAGGTTACGCTCGGTCCACGGGGGCGCAACGTAGTGCTCGACAAGTCCTGGGGCTCGCCCACCGTGACCAAGGACGGCGTCACGGTCGCGAAGGAGATCGAGCTCGAGAACAAGTTCGAGAACATGGGCGCGCAGATGGTCAAGGAGGTCGCCTCCAAGACCTCCGATGTGGCCGGCGACGGCACCACCACCGCGACTGTGTTGGCACAGGCGATCTACCGCGAGGGCCTGAAGCTGGTCGCGGCGGGTCACAATCCGATGGATCTCAAGCGCGGTATCGACCTCTCGGTCGAGAAGGTCATCGAGGCGCTGAGAAAGATGTCCAAGCCGACCAAGGGCAAGCAGGAGATCGCCCAGGTCGGTGCGATCAGCGCCAACGGCGACGAGACGATCGGCCGCATCATCGCCGAGGCGATGGAGAAGGTCGGCAAGGAAGGCGTCATCACCGTCGAGGAAGCCAAGGCGATGGAGACCACGCTCGAGGTCGTCGAGGGCATGCAGTTCGACCGCGGCTACCTCTCGCCCTACTTCGTCACCGACGCCGAGCGGATGGAAGTCGCCCTGGATGATCCCTTCATCCTGATCCACGAGAAGAAGATCTCGAGCATGAAGGATCTGCTGCCGGTCCTCGAGCAGATCGCCAAGGCGGGACGCCCGCTGGTGATCATCGCTGAGGACGTCGACGGGGAAGCGCTGGCGACCCTCGTCGTCAACAAAATCCGTGGCACGCTCTCGGCCTGTGCCGTCAAGGCCCCGGGCTTCGGCGACCGCCGCAAGGAAATGCTCAAGGACATCGCGGTGCTCACGGGTGGCCAGGCGATCACTGAGGACCTCGGTCTGAAGCTGGAGAACCTGACCCTCAAAGACCTCGGCCGCGCCAAGCGGGTGACGGTCGACAAGGACAACACGACCATCGTCGACGGCGCCGGTGGCAAGAAGGAGATCCAGGGTCGCTGTGAGCAGATTCGCCGGCAGGTCGAGGACACCACCTCGGACTATGACCGGGAGAAGCTGCAGGAGCGGCTGGCCAAGCTCGTCGGTGGCGTGGCGGTGATCAAGGTGGGCGCGGCGACCGAGACCGAGATGAAGGAGAAGAAGGCGCGCGTCGAGGATGCCATGCATGCCACGCGCGCGGCCGTTGAAGAGGGCATCGTCCCCGGTGGCGGTGTGGCGCTGCTGCGCTGCCTGCCGACGCTGCGCAAGATCGAGGTCAGCGACAACCTGCGTCAGGGTGTCGAGATCGTCGCCCGCTCGCTCGAGGCACCGGCTCGCGCCATCGCCGAGAACGCGGGGGTCGAGGGATCGATCGTCGTGCAGAAGATCAAGGAAGGGAAGGGCGAGTTCGGCTACAACGCCGCAACCGACACCTACGAGGATCTGTTCAAGGCTGGCGTGATCGATCCGACCAAGGTCGTGCGCACGGCGCTGCAGAACGCGGCGAGCGTGGCGGGTCTGATGATCACGACGGAAGCGATGGTCGCCGAGAAGCCGCGTGAGGAGAAGGAGCCGAGCGCTCCGGGCCCCGGCGGCATGGGCATGTAG
- the groES gene encoding co-chaperone GroES has product MKVRPLQDRLLVKRIDENETTKGGIIIPDTAKEKPIEGKVSAVGGGKVLENGELRALAVKVGDRVLFGKYSGTEIKIEGEEHLILREDEVLGIIE; this is encoded by the coding sequence ATGAAAGTGCGGCCTCTTCAGGATCGGCTCCTCGTCAAGCGCATCGACGAGAACGAGACGACCAAGGGCGGGATCATCATCCCCGACACGGCGAAGGAAAAGCCGATCGAGGGCAAGGTATCAGCCGTAGGTGGCGGCAAAGTGCTGGAGAATGGCGAGCTGCGCGCGCTGGCCGTCAAGGTCGGCGATCGCGTGTTGTTCGGAAAGTACTCAGGTACGGAAATCAAGATCGAGGGCGAAGAGCACCTCATCCTGCGTGAGGACGAAGTCCTCGGCATCATTGAGTAG
- a CDS encoding ATP phosphoribosyltransferase regulatory subunit: MPLARVVAEHRELPRFFKRYQIQPVWRADRPGRGRFREFYQCDVDIVGADGPVAEAEVCAAAAEVLARLGFDDFALQLNHRELLRALVSAAGIDPSQEGTALVAVDKLDKLGRAGVEQELVQRGIGSAAAQRLLALLEGAPTADNDACVCWLREQLGTSSAAALALPALDQLAALLELLAATPAAAHVRLNPALARGLSYYTGPIFEVTLRDLAGSVGGGGRYDNLIGMFGNQRIPAVGFSLGLERILLLLDERGLYPARKTGPELLLCWFGVETSAVVRSAHALRAQGLQVEVYPQPAKLAKQLQYASAAGVGAAAVAILGASEASAGTITLKQLESGRQVTVPEAEAAALLRGWT; the protein is encoded by the coding sequence GTGCCGCTCGCGCGGGTCGTCGCCGAGCACCGCGAGCTGCCACGCTTCTTCAAGCGCTACCAGATCCAACCGGTGTGGCGCGCAGACCGCCCGGGGCGCGGTCGCTTTCGCGAGTTCTACCAATGCGACGTCGACATCGTCGGCGCCGACGGTCCGGTCGCCGAGGCAGAGGTCTGCGCCGCGGCCGCCGAGGTGCTCGCTCGGCTCGGCTTCGACGACTTCGCGCTGCAGCTCAACCACCGCGAGCTCTTGCGAGCCTTGGTCAGCGCCGCCGGGATCGACCCGTCACAAGAGGGCACGGCTCTCGTCGCGGTCGACAAGCTCGACAAGCTCGGCCGCGCCGGCGTGGAGCAGGAGCTGGTCCAGCGGGGGATCGGCAGCGCTGCTGCGCAGCGCCTGCTGGCGCTGCTCGAGGGCGCGCCCACCGCGGACAATGACGCCTGCGTCTGCTGGCTGCGGGAGCAGCTCGGGACGAGCTCCGCCGCTGCGCTAGCGCTACCGGCGCTCGATCAGCTTGCCGCGCTGCTCGAGCTGCTGGCGGCGACACCGGCCGCCGCACACGTGCGGCTCAATCCCGCCCTGGCCCGCGGGCTGAGCTACTACACGGGCCCCATCTTCGAGGTCACGCTGCGCGACCTCGCGGGCAGCGTCGGTGGCGGCGGGCGCTACGACAACCTGATCGGGATGTTTGGCAACCAGCGCATTCCCGCGGTCGGCTTCTCGCTCGGCCTCGAACGCATTCTGCTGCTGCTCGACGAGCGCGGGCTCTATCCCGCGCGGAAGACCGGACCCGAGCTGCTCCTCTGTTGGTTCGGCGTGGAGACGAGCGCCGTGGTGCGCAGCGCGCATGCCCTGCGCGCCCAGGGGCTGCAGGTGGAGGTCTACCCGCAGCCGGCCAAGCTGGCCAAGCAGCTACAATACGCCAGCGCGGCGGGGGTCGGCGCGGCAGCCGTCGCGATCCTCGGCGCCTCCGAGGCGAGCGCGGGCACGATCACCCTCAAGCAGCTCGAGTCGGGCCGGCAAGTGACAGTGCCTGAAGCCGAGGCTGCGGCCCTGCTTCGGGGCTGGACATAG